One window of Dyadobacter sandarakinus genomic DNA carries:
- a CDS encoding T9SS type A sorting domain-containing protein yields the protein MRRQLLQLGAICLFALHLNTAFAQKPTVKWDKTFAIGSLTKTIPAKDGGYLLAGRSSANAGFDKTENSKGGIDYWVIKIDKDGNKQWDKTFGGSGNDELTVAAATSDGGFILAGSSQSGSGGDKTEPAKPGNPVPQDIWIVKINSEGQKEWDRTIGTSNADGIIGIHEAVGGGYLLVAPTSGPPSGDKTASSVGGDNFVEEWIVKLSPNGLKLWDKIVGSGGLCRPVSSQILSDGGLLIGNVATYEGHDDKFNMMRVDSEGNMMWYRQLGGELLSECIDIKQSVDGGFLLGGYTTGDAIGDQSQTASGTDYWVIKTDSALNKIWDRVLGSVDTGDDENQYGYDYLYSITETTDGGVIAAGLSNSVEVGKDKTEPGLGGGADMWVVKLDASGATKWDKTIGGTSGDVAFSVLPASDGGYILAGYSGSPKNIYKSEDPKGAYDIWVLKIEETQPPLPVTLKSFSVAKESETAALTWETTSETNSDHFELQHSLDGKDWTELTSINAQGESKKMSFYNYTHTAPVFGSDNLYRLKMVDADGTFAYSKIQHVKFESDFEVVVYPNPASDVIMVKGLNQADITSVQWFNSGGRVISKVRSMNVPKISPGLYTVKIQAQGGSLFTSKVVVK from the coding sequence ATGAGAAGACAGCTACTTCAATTAGGCGCGATATGCCTTTTTGCGCTTCACTTAAATACCGCCTTTGCCCAAAAGCCTACTGTTAAGTGGGATAAAACATTTGCAATAGGTTCACTGACCAAAACAATCCCTGCTAAGGATGGCGGCTACCTACTTGCGGGCCGCTCATCAGCGAATGCCGGATTCGATAAAACAGAGAACAGCAAAGGTGGGATCGACTATTGGGTCATCAAAATAGACAAGGACGGAAACAAACAATGGGACAAAACCTTTGGAGGTTCAGGCAATGATGAGCTTACAGTAGCAGCAGCAACTTCTGACGGAGGCTTTATCCTGGCGGGATCGTCACAATCTGGGTCAGGAGGAGACAAAACGGAACCCGCTAAGCCTGGAAATCCTGTTCCGCAGGATATCTGGATTGTTAAAATTAATTCGGAGGGACAAAAAGAGTGGGACCGAACCATTGGTACGAGCAACGCAGATGGGATTATTGGCATTCATGAAGCCGTTGGTGGCGGATACTTGCTTGTTGCGCCCACATCAGGACCTCCAAGTGGAGACAAGACCGCAAGTTCAGTAGGTGGTGACAACTTTGTAGAGGAGTGGATAGTAAAGCTTTCCCCTAATGGATTAAAGTTGTGGGATAAAATAGTTGGTTCTGGCGGCTTATGTAGGCCAGTCAGCTCTCAAATACTTTCTGATGGGGGACTTTTAATTGGCAATGTGGCAACCTACGAAGGCCATGATGACAAGTTTAACATGATGCGGGTTGATTCCGAAGGAAATATGATGTGGTACCGCCAGTTGGGTGGCGAGCTTCTTTCTGAATGCATTGACATAAAACAATCTGTTGATGGTGGTTTTCTTTTAGGAGGTTACACTACGGGCGATGCAATTGGCGACCAATCGCAAACTGCGTCAGGAACGGACTATTGGGTTATTAAAACCGACTCTGCCTTGAACAAAATATGGGACAGAGTGCTGGGTAGCGTTGATACTGGAGACGACGAAAACCAGTACGGATACGATTATCTATACAGCATAACAGAAACCACAGATGGTGGGGTGATAGCCGCTGGACTATCCAATTCGGTTGAAGTAGGGAAAGACAAAACTGAGCCCGGACTTGGAGGAGGTGCTGATATGTGGGTAGTAAAGTTGGACGCTTCCGGAGCTACCAAATGGGATAAAACCATAGGCGGGACAAGTGGGGATGTGGCTTTTTCTGTTTTACCTGCTTCTGATGGGGGCTATATCCTGGCGGGTTATTCCGGATCTCCCAAGAACATATACAAGTCAGAAGATCCCAAAGGAGCTTATGACATCTGGGTTCTGAAAATTGAAGAAACGCAGCCACCCCTTCCAGTAACCCTAAAATCCTTCTCTGTAGCCAAAGAAAGTGAAACCGCAGCTCTTACCTGGGAAACAACTTCCGAAACCAACAGCGACCACTTCGAATTACAACACAGCCTGGATGGTAAAGACTGGACAGAGCTAACAAGCATTAACGCACAAGGGGAGAGTAAGAAAATGAGCTTCTATAACTATACACACACAGCCCCTGTGTTTGGATCAGATAACCTGTACCGGCTCAAAATGGTTGATGCGGACGGCACTTTTGCTTACAGCAAGATCCAGCATGTGAAGTTTGAGTCCGACTTTGAGGTGGTTGTTTATCCTAATCCGGCCAGTGATGTAATCATGGTGAAAGGCTTAAATCAGGCGGATATTACCTCTGTGCAATGGTTTAACAGCGGCGGTAGGGTGATTTCGAAAGTCAGATCAATGAATGTGCCAAAGATTTCGCCTGGCTTGTACACTGTTAAGATTCAGGCCCAAGGTGGTAGCCTCTTCACGTCAAAAGTGGTAGTTAAGTAA
- a CDS encoding DUF7352 domain-containing protein — MRTIYKYPVEVTDQFIIEMPIDSEILSLQIDQKTGLPVIWAMVETDNIQIEPRIFAVIGTGNPIPKLEGIGDYDFIGTFQLHNGSFVGHLFETYV; from the coding sequence ATGAGAACTATATATAAATACCCAGTCGAAGTTACAGATCAGTTTATTATAGAGATGCCTATCGATTCAGAAATTCTGTCGCTGCAAATTGACCAAAAGACAGGATTGCCGGTTATTTGGGCGATGGTAGAGACAGATAATATACAGATTGAGCCTAGGATCTTCGCCGTTATTGGAACCGGCAATCCAATACCCAAACTTGAAGGGATTGGCGACTACGATTTCATTGGCACTTTTCAGTTACATAATGGAAGTTTTGTTGGGCACCTGTTTGAAACCTACGTTTAA